The Thermodesulfovibrionales bacterium genome contains the following window.
TAAGGTCTTATCTTTCCAGGGGACTTCCTGACAACATCCTGCCATAATATGAGGTCATCCTTCCACACAGAATTTCTGCTAAGTGTTAAAAGAGTAAGGATAAGAATAACGATTGAGAGTATAAATTTTTTCACATTTTATTATAACAGAATCTCATCCTGCCATGAATAACCCTTTAAGGATTTAAAATCATTGTCTGACCCAGAATTTAAGAAAATTTCTTGTTGCCCAGAACTCAATAAGGGGCCTGTCATCTGTTATAACTGGTATATGAGCCATTTCAAGTATCTCTCTTACTGATTCTGCCGTTCTTACGAGCTCAATATCAAAGAGTGGTTCTATACCACGAATTTTTTTCATCTCCTCAAGCATAGGAGGCAAATAGGATGGCAGGAGTATACCTGTCTGGGGCACTGATTCAAGAGGTAGCTGTGAGCCAAGCATTATAAAGTCTCTTGATGCCTTTACTTTATAAACATACACATAAGGAAAGACCATTCTGAAAGTCTTTATGCATGACCTCAACTCATCCCTTGTAAATATCCATCCGGGAACCCACTGAGCCATTATTCCATGTGGTTTTAGTCTTTTAGAGGCAATCTCATAAAACTCCTTTGTGAAGAGATTTGCAGCCATTGCCTCTGATGGAACAGAGGGCTCTGAGGTTATTATGTCGTATTTTTTTTCATTATAAAGAAGATATCTTCTTGCATCATTTATATAAAGATTTTTATTTTTGAGTGTCTCAGGTATTCCAAACTTTCTCACAATCTCCACAACAGCAGGATTTATCTCCACAACATCTACATAAGGTGCATGTCTGCCAGCAATCCAGGTTGTAACACCGGCTCCAAGACCTATTACAAGGATATCCTCAGGTTTATCTCTTAGCGCCCTTACCGGAAGTTCAACAAGAAAGAGGGTATTGGGCACATCTGTAAAGGCTGTTCCTTCCATCTTTCCACCGTGCTGTAAGGTAACGAATCCATTTTCATCAAGATAGGCACGGACAAAACCCTGAGGATGGTCCTTTTCATAAAGAACCCTGTAAGATGCCTCTGAACTCCTCAGCTGCTCAAGGCTCTCAAATCTCCTAAGCATGTAGAAGGTTGCAAAATAATCTGAGGGGCTCGCCTTTAAAAAGGGATAAAGACTGAATATAAAGAGAAAAAACAAAGGTAGGAGTGTTCTAATTTTTTTTGACAGGTATATAAAAACTATGCCAATAATGAAATTAAACAGGCCTGCAATAAGGGCCGTAGCCTTTAAGCCAAAGGAGGGTATAAAGACAAATCCAGCAAGTAGAGAGCCGAATATGGCACCCACTGTATTGAAAGAATAGGCACTTCCAACCCACTTACCGAGGTTCTCAAGCCTCTCTGTCAGTATCTTTGAGACAATAGGGAAGGTAAAACCCATAAGAATTGTTGGAATAATCATTACCATTGAGGCAAGAAGAAACTGAGAGAAGAAAAACAGGGTCGTATAATCTCTTAAGAATAGATAGAGCTTAAAATAAAGGGATGGAAGAGTGTATATAAGAGGTATGCTCAGGATTCCAGAAATACCTATTCCTGTCTCAGAAAGGCCGTAGTAAAATAGTAGAGTACCTGAGCCTTTGCCAGAACTCCTATCCGCAATCATTCCACCAATATAGGAGCCAGCAGCAAGGCCTGCCATAAATGTTGCAAGCATTATTGAGAGGCTATATACAGTGGAGCCGAGTATTAGACTCAGTGCCCTTGTCCAGACCACTTCATAGACAAGGGCACTCAGGCCAGAAAAAAGAAAGGATATTAGGATTAATAGATGCATAGATTAATAAAAAGGGCTGGCACAGTGTGCCAGCCCAAAAATTTCATTCATTGTCTTTTTATTTACGGATTATCATAGTCATAGGTGGCACCTCCGTAGGCCCTTTCACCAGTGTGGCCTCCGGTACAGTTATTAAGGCTATCAGCGGTTTTCCTTACATAGCAACCACCAGAAGTTGTAGTTGTAGGTCTTGCAACTCCACCATTAGCATTACCATCATTAGGACCTATTGCCCAGGAAGCTCCATTTAAGAACCTCTTACCCTGCCTTGTTGTCCATGTAGGCCTTGCTGTACCCTGAGTAGGCTTTGAGTAGAAGTTAGTTCCATGAATTCCACCTACCCTTTCAGAGCCAGCTGAACCATCTCCCCTGTATATAGCATGACACATGTTACAGGTGATACCTGTACGCACATATGTCGGTGTTGTAGTACGAGGACATGCCTGGTAAATATGACCTGTAGTATTGTCATGCCTTACCCTTGCATATATTGAGGCAGGAGGATTATTCAATGAAGGACCTCCATAAACCGAGCGTCTGTGGCAATTGTAACAGAAGTAATTATAGGTAGTCTCATTTGCGCCTGTATGGACCTCTGTAGTTATTGTCACTTGAGTACCGTCAAAGAATTCATATCCTATAACAGGTTCCACTGATTTAACCATAAATTTATTAATAGATGCATGTGGTCCAAGAGGATCTGTAAGGGTAGAGCCATGACAGTCCTTGCAGAGAAGTATTGACCACGGTCCATAGGGCGGCACAAAGGTATTTCCTAGTCCTGCTGTTATTGCATAAGCCTGGTTACTAATAGCTGCTGATGGAGCTGGAGTAACCTTGAAGCTTGTAGAGCCATAAATCTCAACTATCTCAAACCAGAACCTCGGTGTATCTGGAGAACCTGCAGTTGGATAATTTATTGAGCCTACATATACCATCCATCCAGGAAGTACATTCTGGGGCAGTGAGCCGCCTCCACTAAGGGTTGCTGTACCAGCAGTAGATATAGAAATTGAACCTGTTGTGTATTTTGGCCAGTTAGGATTAGCACCGTATG
Protein-coding sequences here:
- a CDS encoding fused MFS/spermidine synthase; the encoded protein is MHLLILISFLFSGLSALVYEVVWTRALSLILGSTVYSLSIMLATFMAGLAAGSYIGGMIADRSSGKGSGTLLFYYGLSETGIGISGILSIPLIYTLPSLYFKLYLFLRDYTTLFFFSQFLLASMVMIIPTILMGFTFPIVSKILTERLENLGKWVGSAYSFNTVGAIFGSLLAGFVFIPSFGLKATALIAGLFNFIIGIVFIYLSKKIRTLLPLFFLFIFSLYPFLKASPSDYFATFYMLRRFESLEQLRSSEASYRVLYEKDHPQGFVRAYLDENGFVTLQHGGKMEGTAFTDVPNTLFLVELPVRALRDKPEDILVIGLGAGVTTWIAGRHAPYVDVVEINPAVVEIVRKFGIPETLKNKNLYINDARRYLLYNEKKYDIITSEPSVPSEAMAANLFTKEFYEIASKRLKPHGIMAQWVPGWIFTRDELRSCIKTFRMVFPYVYVYKVKASRDFIMLGSQLPLESVPQTGILLPSYLPPMLEEMKKIRGIEPLFDIELVRTAESVREILEMAHIPVITDDRPLIEFWATRNFLKFWVRQ